The Sulfitobacter sp. DSM 110093 genome includes a window with the following:
- a CDS encoding amino acid ABC transporter ATP-binding protein: MIEIENVHKSFGALQVLKGIDLTVQKGEVVSVIGGSGSGKSTLLTCINGLEPIDSGRIVVDGTEVHARDTDLNKLRRKIGIVFQQFNAFPHLTVLENVTLAPRKVKGMGRKEAEEIAVQQLSHVGLADKLDVYPSRLSGGQQQRMAIARALAMSPDYILFDEVTSALDPQLVGEVLDTLKLLADEGMTMICVTHEMSFARDVSDRVAFFHKGVMAEIGAPDQIFGDPQQEETRQFLSSVR, from the coding sequence ATGATTGAGATTGAAAACGTCCATAAGTCCTTTGGCGCACTACAGGTGCTCAAGGGCATCGACCTGACCGTGCAAAAGGGCGAGGTCGTCTCGGTGATCGGCGGCTCTGGTTCGGGCAAATCGACGCTGCTGACCTGCATCAACGGGTTGGAGCCGATCGACAGCGGCCGCATCGTGGTCGACGGCACCGAGGTTCACGCCCGCGACACCGATCTGAACAAGCTGCGCCGCAAGATCGGCATCGTGTTCCAGCAGTTCAACGCCTTCCCGCATCTGACGGTGCTTGAAAACGTCACGCTGGCCCCGCGCAAAGTGAAGGGCATGGGCCGCAAGGAAGCCGAAGAAATCGCGGTGCAGCAACTTTCACATGTGGGTCTGGCCGACAAGCTCGATGTTTACCCCAGCCGCCTGTCGGGCGGGCAGCAGCAGCGCATGGCGATTGCACGTGCATTGGCCATGTCGCCCGATTACATTCTCTTTGACGAGGTGACCTCGGCGCTTGATCCGCAACTGGTGGGCGAGGTGCTGGACACGCTTAAATTGCTGGCAGATGAGGGGATGACGATGATCTGTGTCACCCATGAGATGAGTTTCGCACGCGATGTGTCGGACCGGGTGGCGTTCTTTCACAAGGGCGTCATGGCCGAGATTGGCGCGCCTGATCAAATCTTTGGCGATCCGCAGCAAGAAGAGACCCGTCAATTTCTGTCGAGCGTCCGGTAA
- a CDS encoding FAD-binding oxidoreductase, which produces MNQTPVTVVGAGVVGLSIALALQARGLPVQVIDREGPAAGASAGNAGAFAFTEILPLASPRMIRQAPKWLLDPLGPLSVPPRYAGRIAPWMWRFWKASWPAQVRASTVAQTALMKLSQAALDPHLELSGLAHMLRHDGQLQVYESEAEFRASLPGWQAREEAGIAFTHLKGDEIAAYQPGLAPSFTHATFTPEWQSISDPRDYVLAMADRFRAGGGEITITRAERLVAGGVETSDGFIPGRVVLAAGAHSHHLARTAGAKIPLETERGYNTTLPAGAFDLKRQITFGGHGFVISKVGHGLRVGGAVELGGLDLPPNFARAEAMLKKAKRFLPGLDTSGGTQWMGFRPSLPDSLPAIGALPNRSDVVCAFGHGHLGLTQSAGTAAIIADLMTGQDPGIDLTPFSPARF; this is translated from the coding sequence ATGAACCAAACCCCGGTGACGGTTGTCGGCGCGGGCGTGGTGGGCCTGTCCATCGCGCTGGCGCTTCAGGCGCGTGGGCTGCCCGTGCAGGTGATCGACCGCGAAGGTCCGGCAGCGGGGGCGTCGGCGGGAAATGCGGGTGCTTTTGCCTTCACCGAGATCCTGCCGCTCGCCTCGCCCCGGATGATCCGGCAGGCACCGAAATGGTTGCTTGATCCTCTGGGGCCGCTTTCCGTGCCGCCGCGCTATGCCGGGCGGATCGCGCCGTGGATGTGGCGGTTTTGGAAAGCGAGTTGGCCCGCGCAGGTCCGTGCCTCGACCGTGGCGCAGACCGCGCTGATGAAGCTGTCGCAGGCCGCACTCGATCCGCATCTGGAGTTAAGCGGTCTGGCCCATATGCTGCGGCACGACGGACAGTTGCAGGTATATGAAAGCGAGGCCGAGTTCCGGGCGTCGCTCCCCGGCTGGCAGGCCCGCGAAGAGGCGGGGATCGCCTTCACCCATCTCAAGGGCGATGAGATCGCGGCCTATCAGCCCGGTCTTGCGCCCAGCTTCACCCATGCGACCTTCACGCCTGAATGGCAGTCGATCTCGGACCCGCGCGACTATGTGTTGGCGATGGCCGACCGCTTCCGGGCGGGGGGCGGCGAGATCACTATCACCCGCGCCGAACGTCTCGTCGCGGGCGGGGTCGAGACCTCAGATGGCTTCATACCGGGCCGCGTGGTGCTGGCCGCAGGGGCGCATTCGCATCACCTCGCGCGGACCGCTGGCGCGAAAATCCCGCTGGAGACCGAGCGCGGTTATAACACGACACTGCCCGCCGGGGCCTTCGACCTCAAACGCCAGATCACTTTCGGCGGCCATGGTTTTGTCATCAGCAAGGTGGGCCACGGGCTGCGCGTCGGCGGGGCGGTGGAACTCGGCGGGCTAGACCTGCCGCCGAACTTTGCCCGCGCCGAAGCGATGCTGAAAAAGGCCAAACGCTTCCTGCCGGGGCTCGACACCTCGGGCGGCACGCAATGGATGGGTTTTCGCCCCTCGCTGCCCGACAGCCTGCCTGCCATCGGCGCATTGCCAAACCGCTCGGACGTGGTCTGCGCCTTTGGCCACGGCCATCTCGGCCTCACTCAATCAGCGGGCACCGCTGCCATCATCGCTGACCTGATGACCGGCCAAGACCCCGGCATCGACCTTACCCCATTCTCTCCTGCGCGCTTTTAG
- a CDS encoding 4-hydroxyproline epimerase produces the protein MTQHTFPCIDGHTCGNPVRLVTGGAPLLKGANMLEKRAHFLAEYDWIRTGLMFEPRGHDQMSGAILYPPTREDCDIAVLFIETSGCLPMCGHGTIGTVTMALENGLVTPATPGQLRLETPAGRVDVTYRQEGRFVEEARLTNVPAFLHSEGLTAEVDGLGEVVVDVAYGGNFYAIVEPQKNFRDLADFSVSELVGLSPKLRAALNAKYEFIHPEHPAINGLSHILWTGDAQAPEAHARNAVFYGDKAIDRSPCGTGTSARMAQLAAKGNLEVGDDFVHESIIGSMFKGRVEAAAEVAGKPAIIPSIAGWARVTGFNTIFIDERDPFAHGFVVT, from the coding sequence ATGACGCAACACACATTTCCTTGTATCGACGGCCACACCTGCGGCAATCCGGTACGGCTCGTCACCGGCGGCGCGCCTCTGCTTAAGGGCGCGAACATGCTGGAAAAGCGCGCGCATTTTCTGGCGGAATACGACTGGATCCGCACCGGCCTGATGTTCGAGCCGCGTGGCCATGACCAGATGTCGGGCGCGATCCTTTACCCACCAACGCGCGAGGACTGCGACATCGCCGTTCTGTTCATCGAAACCTCGGGCTGCCTGCCGATGTGCGGTCACGGGACCATCGGCACCGTCACCATGGCGCTGGAAAACGGGTTGGTCACGCCCGCCACCCCCGGACAGTTGCGCCTTGAGACCCCTGCCGGGCGGGTCGATGTGACCTACCGCCAAGAGGGGCGTTTCGTCGAAGAGGCGCGCCTGACCAATGTGCCTGCCTTCCTCCATTCCGAAGGGCTGACGGCCGAGGTCGACGGCTTGGGCGAAGTGGTGGTTGATGTGGCCTATGGCGGCAATTTCTATGCCATCGTCGAGCCGCAGAAGAATTTTCGCGACCTGGCGGATTTCTCGGTTTCTGAATTGGTCGGCCTCAGCCCAAAACTTCGCGCAGCACTCAATGCGAAATACGAATTCATCCACCCCGAACACCCCGCGATCAACGGGTTGAGCCACATCCTTTGGACCGGTGACGCCCAAGCGCCCGAGGCCCACGCCCGCAATGCGGTCTTCTACGGCGACAAGGCGATCGACCGTTCCCCATGTGGCACCGGCACCTCGGCGCGGATGGCGCAACTCGCGGCCAAGGGGAACTTGGAGGTGGGCGACGACTTCGTGCATGAATCCATCATCGGGTCGATGTTCAAAGGCCGGGTCGAAGCGGCCGCGGAAGTAGCGGGAAAGCCCGCGATCATCCCCTCTATCGCCGGTTGGGCGCGGGTCACCGGCTTTAACACAATCTTTATCGACGAGCGCGACCCCTTCGCGCACGGCTTCGTTGTCACCTGA